A genomic window from Vitis riparia cultivar Riparia Gloire de Montpellier isolate 1030 chromosome 16, EGFV_Vit.rip_1.0, whole genome shotgun sequence includes:
- the LOC117933045 gene encoding probable glutathione S-transferase produces the protein MASGAMQEEQVKLLGIWVSPFVKRVEWALKFKGVEYEYVEEDLINKSSLLLTSNPVHQKVPVLLHNGNPIVESLVIIEYIDENWKQNPMLPQDPHERAKARFWANFIEQKITEATRTALLTEGEQQEKAVKELKEAMEVLEGEAAAKLNDKTLFFGGKNGLGYVDIVLGWICNWVEVIEEVGGFKVLDPQKQPHIHKWMANFVEVPLIKPTLLPKEKMVVYFQMVRQAVLGLAAKK, from the exons ATGGCCAGTGGGGCGATGCAGGAAGAGCAAGTGAAGCTGTTGGGCATATGGGTAAGCCCGTTTGTGAAAAGAGTAGAGTGGGCTCTCAAGTTCAAAGGCGTAGAATATGAGTATGTGGAAGAAGACTTGATCAACAAGAGCTCTCTTCTCCTCACCTCCAACCCAGTTCACCAGAAAGTCCCTGTGCTGCTTCATAACGGCAACCCCATCGTTGAATCACTTGTTATCATAGAGTATATTGATGAGAATTGGAAGCAAAACCCCATGTTGCCTCAAGACCCTCATGAGAGAGCCAAGGCTCGCTTTTGGGCAAACTTCATTGAACAAAAG ATAACAGAAGCTACAAGAACAGCATTACTTACTGAAGGAGAGCAACAAGAGAAGGCAGTGAAGGAACTAAAAGAAGCCATGGAAGTGCTTGAAGGAGAGGCTGCAGCCAAGCTCAATGACAAGACATTATTCTTTGGAGGCAAAAATGGTCTTGGGTATGTGGACATTGTGCTAGGTTGGATATGTAATTGGGTGGAAGTCATTGAAGAAGTTGGAGGGTTCAAGGTTTTGGACCCTCAAAAGCAACCACACATTCACAAATGGATGGCCAACTTTGTGGAGGTGCCTCTCATCAAGCCAACCTTGCTGCCCAAGGAGAAGATGGTGGTGTACTTTCAAATGGTTCGCCAAGCTGTTTTAGGTTTGGCTGccaagaaatga